TTGGCACCTGATGGCATCTGGGCTGCACCCAcagcagcgccacctgctgtctgtctccatggaaacaggaCTCACTGAGTGACGTGAGCGTGAGGCCAGGACGCCGCAGTTCCCCGCCATCTCTAGaaacaaacatggccgccaACAATCAGCTCAGTGTGAAGACGCTGCGAAGCGCCACGGTTGGTGCagagctgtgacatcacaccTTGGATATATTTCAAACATAAAACTGCTCAGGTGTGTTCCCAGAAGTTTAACCCTTTACCCTCTAACCTTTCTGTCGTCATGGAAACCACACAGCCCTCATACATTGATCTAAAGATCAAACTCAGAGGACATCAAGTTCTGTCCTGCTCCTAAATCTgtaacatcagtgtgtgttgcgttgttgtgttgttgttgttgtgtttgagtGAGGGGGTTAAATCACAGCTTCTCATGGGCGTCGCAGCCGTGAGCGGTAGAGAAGACTCTCAGGAGGCAACACACATCACTCACGTCAGCTTGAGTGACAGGccttacagccaatcacagcgaaCCGGCAAGTCAGCAGGTTAAGATCGAAGCATAAATCATTCACCAACATCTAGGAGGACTGGAGGCAGCTGAGGATCTGGTGTAGAGGACGCTGTCTGGGAAGGAGCGGGTCTGAAGGTGAGGCAGGAAATGTAAGAACACTGCATCACAGTGAGTTAGTGAAGCCACCTGCTGCCACCATGGAAGATCTGCACTGACAGTGACAGAAAGCAGAACCCTTCATGTCCTGGTAAAGTCTGTACGTTCAGCTGCAGTCTTGATCAGATACCCGCACCCGAAACCTCATCCCCCACACTTAGGAAGGCttgctgcagccctgcagcttCTGTTCcttcactcaaacacacacgtgtgtgttttcttgtaatAAATGTGGTGACAGATGGaaactgctgctctctgactgtaAGTCCTTACTCACTGTGTTCCGCTCGTCCCTCCTCGGCTCTGTAGCTCTGTGAACGCCTCAGGTCTTTGtaacatgttgtgtttgtggtccTGAGCTGTGTGGGGACAAACTGTcctgagctgctctgtcagCCGGACTTTATGGGTCTGAGGAGCAGCATTTTTaaccttgttgtgtttttaaagcttctgattggctcagagctcagacactcCGTGCTCTAACAGCATGGAGGGAATAAAGTTTAAGGCTAGCATTAGCACACACTTCGTTGCCTTGTTCTTGTGCGTGTTGTTGAATCTGATCAGAGGTGGAGACGTCGGCGCCTTTTTTAGTCTTGACGCTATCCAACGTGTCGGCTAGCTGAACTGAAGGTTCTGCAGACGTCTGCGTTTTAACCTTTTGATGAGTTTCCACGGCTACATTTGAAGACTTTTctggggtcaaaggttaaaCTCACACTGCTCCAATAAATCTGCATTATTGAACCTCTGCGTCAGGGGTTAAACAGAGAAGAAGGGCGCTCATACCTGCCGGGGGAACCATCACGGCGAGGAGCAGCAGGCCGGGCGTCCACGTCTGCAGCTCCATCCTGAAGCGTCTCTTCAAACTGCTGTCAGTGGCAGCGGAAACTCGACCGAAGTCTGCCTCACTCGAAATGGAACAGGAAGTGGTGAGGAGCTGCAGCGGCAGGTGACACGCAGCGACACACTTCTCAGAAccatctcccacacacacagaaacacacacacacaaagacacacacacagaaacatgttcgTTGGCATCTGCCTGGTGACATTTATTCACTTTATCTTTGAGCTGAAGTCATACATGAAAGCATCTTTATTTCCATGTTTGCATAGCTGAGACATACTTTAGCTAATATGCTGTACGCTAATACAGAAATGCTAAAAAATGTTAGCCTCTCGGCATCACTGTCCTTACAGCCTGAGGAACAGAATGAAAGAAATGCTGTAGCTTAGCATTTGTTAAGCTGCAGCCCTGACAGCATGAAGTGAtcatcctccatctttgttttgtttgcggTGCTCTCTGATCTCATCCAGATGaatgttagcctgttagcatgttagcatcagGCGTCTGTACACAGAGCCGGgagcttttgttgtttttaacacaaatctttattcataaaaaaatatttcaggcacaaaaaataaacatctgagTATAAAAGACTTTGAAGGCACACAGTCCTAAGCCCCGCCCCCACGCCCCAACCAAGCCCCGCCCCTCATGCAGGCTGTCCAAACATGTGACTAAAAACATGAGATTTGTGTTCAAACTATAAGTTTTCATTCATAAAGTGCAGTTTTTGGTACAAAGCACAAACATCAGCCCAACAGCTCCCCTCAGTGGTCAGAGCCCAATACTGCAGCTGGCAACAAAAACTCACATGTTTTCATACTTTGAGTTCGTTCTATAGTCCTCATAAAACtctttaaatcaaacacaacaaaccaaacaggaagCTCTTGAAGAGGACGCCCTCAGACGACTTGGTCCTTCTAAAAAAGAGTTgaagtaaaaaaatacattcataagAATCAATTTAACAACTGTAACTGAAGAGGACAGACTGGATGTGTCCTCCATACAGGAAGCattctcagccaatcagacaaCGGTAACAGTGACCACACCTCAAAGGTTGGAGGCTACAGAGCGCGCTCACCATCAGTGGTGCTTCCTGTATGGCGTCGCCTGGAAATACTCGTCCGGAGCGACGGTCTTCACCCCGCCAAAATAATCCAGCAcccacacctgaaacacacacaggcagcagggtGATGTCCtgccctctgattggctgaaagcagcagagaggtggagtCTGTACCTGTGTGATGTTGAACTTGGAGAAGAACCAGTTGTGGTCCGTCGGCCAGTCGATCATCTCCGGGTGCCGGCTGAACAGAGCTTTCTTTGCAAAGTCCGCCTCCGACCCGTTCACCTGGACGACCAGAGAGTCAGTGAatacagaggctgtgtgtgtgtgtgtgtctgtgagtgtgtctgagtgtgtgtgagtgtctgtgtgtgtgtgtgtgtgtctgtgtgtgtgtgtgtgtgtgagtgtctctgtgtgtgtgagtgtctgtgtgtgtgtgtgtgtgtctgtgtgtgtgtgtgtgtgagtgtctctgtgtgtgtgagtgtctctgtgtgtgtgagtgtctctgtgtgtgtgagtgtctctgtgtgtgtgtgtgtctctgtgtgtgtgtatgtgtctctgtgtctctctctgagtgagtatgtgtctgtttgtgtgtgtctctgtgtctctgtgtgtgtatgtgtctctgtgtgagtctgactgtgtctgtgtgtctctgtgtgtgtcctgcgtgtgtgtgtctctgtgtgtgtgtgtatgtgtctctgtgtgagtctgactgtgtatgtgtctctgtgcgtgtcctgcgtgtgtgtatgtgtctgtgtgagtctgtgtgtgtcctgcgtgtgtgtatgtgtctgtgtgagtctgtgtgtgtcctgcgtgtgtgtacctgcagcacAGATCCAGACAGGATGATGTGGGCACAGAGAGGACTCTGAGGGTCAAAGACCTGCTGCCTGCAGTAATCCGTCTGAGCCAGAGACATGGACAGGGACGCCTGCGGGTTCACCTGCAGGGAGGAGACACACCCGTCACGTGACATGCCTGTCATGTGACACACCCGTCATGTGACGCGGGCAGCCCAGACGGTCTGACCACAGGACCCTCACTGCCTCTTATCTCTGTAGACCCTCTGCCGTTTGGGCTAACGTCACATGTCAGAGGTCATGTGACGTTAGCCCAAACTGCTGAGTCACTCACAGTAAAAACTGCTGCGTCACACTGAGCGCCCGGAGCTTCGGACGCTGCAGCGGCTCACCTGCAGGTCCTGCACGGAGATCTCCATGTGGGTCAGATACATGTAGGGGACCCCGGAGCTGGAGCCCGGCGGCCCGTCGCTCACCGAGAACACGTTGGAGAAGGGCTGACCCACCACCGGGCTGTGGCTGGAGATGGTGGCCATGGAGGCCCAGTCACACCGGTGGGCGATGAAGCGAGCGACCCGAGCCACCTGTTCGTGAGGAGGGATCCGGAACCGGGAGGCGCAGCACGGGGAGAGGAGAGCCAAGAGGCCGAGGAGGAGCGCACAGGCGGGCCGCAGAGGAGCGCTCATGGTCGGTGTCAGGGTTTGGAGGACAGTCGGTGCGACGGCCCAAAGGGGGACAGATAAACAACACGGGGCTTCCGGtcgggattttcaaaataaaagccgtGAAGGCAGCGACAGAAGAAGGGTAAACcctcatttcaaaataaaagccgaAATTCGTCTCAGTCACCCACGGCAGCAAGACCTGAACAGAAAagtcattaaaacaaataaaagtcctCTAACTCTACAGGCacaatatttcaaaataaaagccatctCATTCTCCCTGCACCCACATGCACAacccttcagaataaaagtcgTGGTTTTatagaaaaacattttattaaaacaatCAGACGGTGTGTGAGACCTGCAGCCGGTCACTGCACGCCGGTCACTGCACGCCGGCCTCACACGAGCCGCACAGCTTCTCCTCCACAGTGAACCGCCCCTGACAAGAACCGCTACGGCACAGGCAgggcacttcctgttcctgctgcGATGGGGGGTGTGCGTCTGCAGAGTAGTTCCAGGTGAGCTCGGTGCCGGCCTTCAGCGCCCTGGtacagatatttatttatatttaatacagTCCATATTTTATTTCTACGCCATCTTTCACTTCTTGGTCTCAGGCATCAACCACTGAACTGTGACTCCTCACCTGCTGGTGAAGAAGGCGATGACGGGGAAGCCGGGGTCGTGGGAGTCCGTGAAAACGTTCTGGATGAAGAGGTTGGGCTGGCAGCTGTGCTGTGGGCGGAGTCACAGGCGGAGCACCGTCACTGAGCGTCACACGTTTAACAAAGTGTTAATAAGTTTGACGTACGTTCAGGAAGCGGCTCACGTTTCCCTCCTTGCTGGCGTCCAGAAAACAAACGTCCTCAACCTTCGCCGCCGCTCTCCTCACACTCAGCTTGGTGCCGGACGCCGCCTTGCCGTTCTCACCTTCAAAATCTGAGAcaactgtttttatttactttataatCTGAGTGGAACCTTTAATCTGTGAGATTATTTCTGCagtacctgctgcaggaggcgTCGACCGAGGAGCTCCGACTAACACCGTCTGAACCGAGGACACAAAGAGGGTTTTATTATTCAGACCTtctgaaatattaaaatattaagaTCAAGGCGCACACAGAGCAACATCACactctcacttcctgtccctaACTGCAGCTCACACATCTGATGTCTCAAACCTTGTCT
This region of Parambassis ranga chromosome 2, fParRan2.1, whole genome shotgun sequence genomic DNA includes:
- the LOC114432057 gene encoding protein CREG1-like encodes the protein MSAPLRPACALLLGLLALLSPCCASRFRIPPHEQVARVARFIAHRCDWASMATISSHSPVVGQPFSNVFSVSDGPPGSSSGVPYMYLTHMEISVQDLQVNPQASLSMSLAQTDYCRQQVFDPQSPLCAHIILSGSVLQVNGSEADFAKKALFSRHPEMIDWPTDHNWFFSKFNITQVWVLDYFGGVKTVAPDEYFQATPYRKHH